From the Rhinolophus sinicus isolate RSC01 linkage group LG02, ASM3656204v1, whole genome shotgun sequence genome, one window contains:
- the IKZF4 gene encoding zinc finger protein Eos isoform X1, translating to MHTPPALPRRFQGGGRVRTPGSHRQGKDNLERDPSGGCVPDFLPQAQDSNHFIMESLFCESSGDSSLEKEFLGAPVGPSVSTPNSQHSSPSRSLSANSIKVEMYSDEESSRLLGPDERLLEKDDSVIVEDSLSEPLGYCDGSGPEPHSPGGIRLPNGKLKCDVCGMVCIGPNVLMVHKRSHTGERPFHCNQCGASFTQKGNLLRHIKLHSGEKPFKCPFCNYACRRRDALTGHLRTHSVSSPTVGKPYKCNYCGRSYKQQSTLEEHKERCHNYLQSLSTEAQALAGQPGDEIRDLEMVPDSMLHSSSERPTFIDRLANSLTKRKRSTPQKFVGEKQMRFSLSDLPYDVNSGGYEKDVELVAHHGLEPGFGGSLAFVGAEHLRPLRLPPTNCISELTPVISSVYTQMQPLPSRLELPGSREAGEGPEDLADGGPLLYRARGPLTDPGASPSNGCQDSTDTESNHEDRVGGVVSLPQGPPPQPPPTIVVGRPSPAYAKEDPKPQEGLLRGTPGPSKEVLRVVGESGEPVKAFKCEHCRILFLDHVMFTIHMGCHGFRDPFECNICGYHSQDRYEFSSHIVRGEHKVG from the exons ATGCACACACCACCCGCACTCCCTCGCCGTTTCCAAGGCGGCGGCCGCGTTCGCACCCCAGGGTCTCACCGGCAAGGGAAGGATAAT CTGGAGAGGGATCCCTCAGGAGGGTGTGTTCCGGATTTCTTGCCTCAGGCCCAAGACTCCAACCATTTTATAATGGAATCTTTATTTTGTGAAA GTAGCGGGGACTCATCTCTGGAGAAGGAGTTCCTCGGGGCCCCAGTGGGGCCCTCAGTGAGCACCCCCAACAGCCAGCACTCTTCTCCCAGCCGCTCACTCAGTG CCAACTCCATCAAGGTTGAGATGTACAGTGATGAGGAGTCAAGCAGACTGCTGGGGCCAGATGAGCGGCTCCTGGAAAAGGACGATAGTGTGATCGTGGAAGACTCATTGTCGGAGCCCCTGGGCTACTGTGATGGAAGTGGGCCAGAGCCTCACTCCCCTGGTGGCATCCGGCTGCCCAATGGCAAGCTCAAATGTGATGTCTGCGGCATGGTCTGCATCGGACCCAACGTGCTCATGGTGCACAAGCGCAGCCACACGG GGGAAAGGCCCTTCCACTGCAACCAGTGTGGTGCCTCCTTCACTCAGAAGGGGAACCTGCTGCGCCATATCAAGCTGCACTCTGGGGAGAAGCCCTTCAAATGTCCCTTCTGCAACTACGCCTGCCGCCGGCGCGATGCACTCACTGGCCACCTCCGAACACACTCGG TCTCCTCTCCCACGGTGGGCAAGCCCTACAAGTGTAACTACTGCGGCCGGAGCTACAAACAGCAAAGTACCCTGGAGGAGCACAAGGAGCGGTGCCACAACTACCTGCAGAGTCTCAGCACTGAAGCCCAAGCTCTGGCCGGCCAGCCAG GTGATGAGATACGTGACCTGGAGATGGTGCCAGACTCTATGCTGCACTCATCCTCTGAGAGGCCAACTTTCATTGATCGTCTGGCCAACAGCCTCACCAAACGCAAGCGTTCCACCCCCCAGAAGTTTGTAG GCGAGAAGCAGATGCGCTTCAGCCTCTCGGACCTCCCCTATGATGTGAACTCGGGGGGCTATGAGAAGGATGTGGAGTTGGTGGCACACCACGGCCTGGAGCCTGGCTTTGGAGGTTCTCTGGcctttgtgggggcagagcaTCTGCGTCCCCTCCGCCTTCCACCTACCAATTGCATCTCAGAACTCACACCCGTCATCAGCTCTGTCTACACCCAGATGCAGCCCCTTCCCAGTCGACTGGAGCTTCCAGGGTCTCGAGAAGCAGGTGAGGGACCCGAGGACCTGGCTGACGGAGGTCCCCTCCTCTACCGGGCCCGAGGCCCCCTTACTGACCCTGGGGCATCCCCCAGCAATGGCTGTCAGGACTCCACAGATACAGAGAGCAACCACGAAGATCGGGTTGGGGGGGTGGTATCCCTCCCTCAgggtcccccaccccagccacctcCCACCATTGTGGTGGGCCGGCCCAGTCCTGCCTACGCCAAAGAGGACCCCAAGCCGCAGGAGGGGTTACTGCGGGGCACCCCAGGCCCCTCCAAGGAAGTGCTTCGGGTGGTGGGCGAGAGCGGTGAGCCAGTGAAGGCCTTCAAGTGTGAGCACTGCCGCATCCTCTTTCTGGACCATGTCATGTTCACTATCCACATGGGCTGCCATGGCTTCAGAGACCCCTTCGAGTGCAACATCTGTGGTTACCACAGCCAGGACCGGTACGAATTCTCTTCCCACATTGTCCGCGGGGAGCACAAGGTGGGCTAG
- the IKZF4 gene encoding zinc finger protein Eos isoform X3, producing the protein MESLFCESSGDSSLEKEFLGAPVGPSVSTPNSQHSSPSRSLSANSIKVEMYSDEESSRLLGPDERLLEKDDSVIVEDSLSEPLGYCDGSGPEPHSPGGIRLPNGKLKCDVCGMVCIGPNVLMVHKRSHTGERPFHCNQCGASFTQKGNLLRHIKLHSGEKPFKCPFCNYACRRRDALTGHLRTHSVSSPTVGKPYKCNYCGRSYKQQSTLEEHKERCHNYLQSLSTEAQALAGQPGDEIRDLEMVPDSMLHSSSERPTFIDRLANSLTKRKRSTPQKFVGEKQMRFSLSDLPYDVNSGGYEKDVELVAHHGLEPGFGGSLAFVGAEHLRPLRLPPTNCISELTPVISSVYTQMQPLPSRLELPGSREAGEGPEDLADGGPLLYRARGPLTDPGASPSNGCQDSTDTESNHEDRVGGVVSLPQGPPPQPPPTIVVGRPSPAYAKEDPKPQEGLLRGTPGPSKEVLRVVGESGEPVKAFKCEHCRILFLDHVMFTIHMGCHGFRDPFECNICGYHSQDRYEFSSHIVRGEHKVG; encoded by the exons ATGGAATCTTTATTTTGTGAAA GTAGCGGGGACTCATCTCTGGAGAAGGAGTTCCTCGGGGCCCCAGTGGGGCCCTCAGTGAGCACCCCCAACAGCCAGCACTCTTCTCCCAGCCGCTCACTCAGTG CCAACTCCATCAAGGTTGAGATGTACAGTGATGAGGAGTCAAGCAGACTGCTGGGGCCAGATGAGCGGCTCCTGGAAAAGGACGATAGTGTGATCGTGGAAGACTCATTGTCGGAGCCCCTGGGCTACTGTGATGGAAGTGGGCCAGAGCCTCACTCCCCTGGTGGCATCCGGCTGCCCAATGGCAAGCTCAAATGTGATGTCTGCGGCATGGTCTGCATCGGACCCAACGTGCTCATGGTGCACAAGCGCAGCCACACGG GGGAAAGGCCCTTCCACTGCAACCAGTGTGGTGCCTCCTTCACTCAGAAGGGGAACCTGCTGCGCCATATCAAGCTGCACTCTGGGGAGAAGCCCTTCAAATGTCCCTTCTGCAACTACGCCTGCCGCCGGCGCGATGCACTCACTGGCCACCTCCGAACACACTCGG TCTCCTCTCCCACGGTGGGCAAGCCCTACAAGTGTAACTACTGCGGCCGGAGCTACAAACAGCAAAGTACCCTGGAGGAGCACAAGGAGCGGTGCCACAACTACCTGCAGAGTCTCAGCACTGAAGCCCAAGCTCTGGCCGGCCAGCCAG GTGATGAGATACGTGACCTGGAGATGGTGCCAGACTCTATGCTGCACTCATCCTCTGAGAGGCCAACTTTCATTGATCGTCTGGCCAACAGCCTCACCAAACGCAAGCGTTCCACCCCCCAGAAGTTTGTAG GCGAGAAGCAGATGCGCTTCAGCCTCTCGGACCTCCCCTATGATGTGAACTCGGGGGGCTATGAGAAGGATGTGGAGTTGGTGGCACACCACGGCCTGGAGCCTGGCTTTGGAGGTTCTCTGGcctttgtgggggcagagcaTCTGCGTCCCCTCCGCCTTCCACCTACCAATTGCATCTCAGAACTCACACCCGTCATCAGCTCTGTCTACACCCAGATGCAGCCCCTTCCCAGTCGACTGGAGCTTCCAGGGTCTCGAGAAGCAGGTGAGGGACCCGAGGACCTGGCTGACGGAGGTCCCCTCCTCTACCGGGCCCGAGGCCCCCTTACTGACCCTGGGGCATCCCCCAGCAATGGCTGTCAGGACTCCACAGATACAGAGAGCAACCACGAAGATCGGGTTGGGGGGGTGGTATCCCTCCCTCAgggtcccccaccccagccacctcCCACCATTGTGGTGGGCCGGCCCAGTCCTGCCTACGCCAAAGAGGACCCCAAGCCGCAGGAGGGGTTACTGCGGGGCACCCCAGGCCCCTCCAAGGAAGTGCTTCGGGTGGTGGGCGAGAGCGGTGAGCCAGTGAAGGCCTTCAAGTGTGAGCACTGCCGCATCCTCTTTCTGGACCATGTCATGTTCACTATCCACATGGGCTGCCATGGCTTCAGAGACCCCTTCGAGTGCAACATCTGTGGTTACCACAGCCAGGACCGGTACGAATTCTCTTCCCACATTGTCCGCGGGGAGCACAAGGTGGGCTAG
- the IKZF4 gene encoding zinc finger protein Eos isoform X4 produces the protein MYSDEESSRLLGPDERLLEKDDSVIVEDSLSEPLGYCDGSGPEPHSPGGIRLPNGKLKCDVCGMVCIGPNVLMVHKRSHTGERPFHCNQCGASFTQKGNLLRHIKLHSGEKPFKCPFCNYACRRRDALTGHLRTHSVSSPTVGKPYKCNYCGRSYKQQSTLEEHKERCHNYLQSLSTEAQALAGQPGDEIRDLEMVPDSMLHSSSERPTFIDRLANSLTKRKRSTPQKFVGEKQMRFSLSDLPYDVNSGGYEKDVELVAHHGLEPGFGGSLAFVGAEHLRPLRLPPTNCISELTPVISSVYTQMQPLPSRLELPGSREAGEGPEDLADGGPLLYRARGPLTDPGASPSNGCQDSTDTESNHEDRVGGVVSLPQGPPPQPPPTIVVGRPSPAYAKEDPKPQEGLLRGTPGPSKEVLRVVGESGEPVKAFKCEHCRILFLDHVMFTIHMGCHGFRDPFECNICGYHSQDRYEFSSHIVRGEHKVG, from the exons ATGTACAGTGATGAGGAGTCAAGCAGACTGCTGGGGCCAGATGAGCGGCTCCTGGAAAAGGACGATAGTGTGATCGTGGAAGACTCATTGTCGGAGCCCCTGGGCTACTGTGATGGAAGTGGGCCAGAGCCTCACTCCCCTGGTGGCATCCGGCTGCCCAATGGCAAGCTCAAATGTGATGTCTGCGGCATGGTCTGCATCGGACCCAACGTGCTCATGGTGCACAAGCGCAGCCACACGG GGGAAAGGCCCTTCCACTGCAACCAGTGTGGTGCCTCCTTCACTCAGAAGGGGAACCTGCTGCGCCATATCAAGCTGCACTCTGGGGAGAAGCCCTTCAAATGTCCCTTCTGCAACTACGCCTGCCGCCGGCGCGATGCACTCACTGGCCACCTCCGAACACACTCGG TCTCCTCTCCCACGGTGGGCAAGCCCTACAAGTGTAACTACTGCGGCCGGAGCTACAAACAGCAAAGTACCCTGGAGGAGCACAAGGAGCGGTGCCACAACTACCTGCAGAGTCTCAGCACTGAAGCCCAAGCTCTGGCCGGCCAGCCAG GTGATGAGATACGTGACCTGGAGATGGTGCCAGACTCTATGCTGCACTCATCCTCTGAGAGGCCAACTTTCATTGATCGTCTGGCCAACAGCCTCACCAAACGCAAGCGTTCCACCCCCCAGAAGTTTGTAG GCGAGAAGCAGATGCGCTTCAGCCTCTCGGACCTCCCCTATGATGTGAACTCGGGGGGCTATGAGAAGGATGTGGAGTTGGTGGCACACCACGGCCTGGAGCCTGGCTTTGGAGGTTCTCTGGcctttgtgggggcagagcaTCTGCGTCCCCTCCGCCTTCCACCTACCAATTGCATCTCAGAACTCACACCCGTCATCAGCTCTGTCTACACCCAGATGCAGCCCCTTCCCAGTCGACTGGAGCTTCCAGGGTCTCGAGAAGCAGGTGAGGGACCCGAGGACCTGGCTGACGGAGGTCCCCTCCTCTACCGGGCCCGAGGCCCCCTTACTGACCCTGGGGCATCCCCCAGCAATGGCTGTCAGGACTCCACAGATACAGAGAGCAACCACGAAGATCGGGTTGGGGGGGTGGTATCCCTCCCTCAgggtcccccaccccagccacctcCCACCATTGTGGTGGGCCGGCCCAGTCCTGCCTACGCCAAAGAGGACCCCAAGCCGCAGGAGGGGTTACTGCGGGGCACCCCAGGCCCCTCCAAGGAAGTGCTTCGGGTGGTGGGCGAGAGCGGTGAGCCAGTGAAGGCCTTCAAGTGTGAGCACTGCCGCATCCTCTTTCTGGACCATGTCATGTTCACTATCCACATGGGCTGCCATGGCTTCAGAGACCCCTTCGAGTGCAACATCTGTGGTTACCACAGCCAGGACCGGTACGAATTCTCTTCCCACATTGTCCGCGGGGAGCACAAGGTGGGCTAG
- the IKZF4 gene encoding zinc finger protein Eos isoform X2 — MDIEDCNGRSYISGSGDSSLEKEFLGAPVGPSVSTPNSQHSSPSRSLSANSIKVEMYSDEESSRLLGPDERLLEKDDSVIVEDSLSEPLGYCDGSGPEPHSPGGIRLPNGKLKCDVCGMVCIGPNVLMVHKRSHTGERPFHCNQCGASFTQKGNLLRHIKLHSGEKPFKCPFCNYACRRRDALTGHLRTHSVSSPTVGKPYKCNYCGRSYKQQSTLEEHKERCHNYLQSLSTEAQALAGQPGDEIRDLEMVPDSMLHSSSERPTFIDRLANSLTKRKRSTPQKFVGEKQMRFSLSDLPYDVNSGGYEKDVELVAHHGLEPGFGGSLAFVGAEHLRPLRLPPTNCISELTPVISSVYTQMQPLPSRLELPGSREAGEGPEDLADGGPLLYRARGPLTDPGASPSNGCQDSTDTESNHEDRVGGVVSLPQGPPPQPPPTIVVGRPSPAYAKEDPKPQEGLLRGTPGPSKEVLRVVGESGEPVKAFKCEHCRILFLDHVMFTIHMGCHGFRDPFECNICGYHSQDRYEFSSHIVRGEHKVG; from the exons ATGGACATAGAAGACTGCAATGGCCGCTCCTATATATCTG GTAGCGGGGACTCATCTCTGGAGAAGGAGTTCCTCGGGGCCCCAGTGGGGCCCTCAGTGAGCACCCCCAACAGCCAGCACTCTTCTCCCAGCCGCTCACTCAGTG CCAACTCCATCAAGGTTGAGATGTACAGTGATGAGGAGTCAAGCAGACTGCTGGGGCCAGATGAGCGGCTCCTGGAAAAGGACGATAGTGTGATCGTGGAAGACTCATTGTCGGAGCCCCTGGGCTACTGTGATGGAAGTGGGCCAGAGCCTCACTCCCCTGGTGGCATCCGGCTGCCCAATGGCAAGCTCAAATGTGATGTCTGCGGCATGGTCTGCATCGGACCCAACGTGCTCATGGTGCACAAGCGCAGCCACACGG GGGAAAGGCCCTTCCACTGCAACCAGTGTGGTGCCTCCTTCACTCAGAAGGGGAACCTGCTGCGCCATATCAAGCTGCACTCTGGGGAGAAGCCCTTCAAATGTCCCTTCTGCAACTACGCCTGCCGCCGGCGCGATGCACTCACTGGCCACCTCCGAACACACTCGG TCTCCTCTCCCACGGTGGGCAAGCCCTACAAGTGTAACTACTGCGGCCGGAGCTACAAACAGCAAAGTACCCTGGAGGAGCACAAGGAGCGGTGCCACAACTACCTGCAGAGTCTCAGCACTGAAGCCCAAGCTCTGGCCGGCCAGCCAG GTGATGAGATACGTGACCTGGAGATGGTGCCAGACTCTATGCTGCACTCATCCTCTGAGAGGCCAACTTTCATTGATCGTCTGGCCAACAGCCTCACCAAACGCAAGCGTTCCACCCCCCAGAAGTTTGTAG GCGAGAAGCAGATGCGCTTCAGCCTCTCGGACCTCCCCTATGATGTGAACTCGGGGGGCTATGAGAAGGATGTGGAGTTGGTGGCACACCACGGCCTGGAGCCTGGCTTTGGAGGTTCTCTGGcctttgtgggggcagagcaTCTGCGTCCCCTCCGCCTTCCACCTACCAATTGCATCTCAGAACTCACACCCGTCATCAGCTCTGTCTACACCCAGATGCAGCCCCTTCCCAGTCGACTGGAGCTTCCAGGGTCTCGAGAAGCAGGTGAGGGACCCGAGGACCTGGCTGACGGAGGTCCCCTCCTCTACCGGGCCCGAGGCCCCCTTACTGACCCTGGGGCATCCCCCAGCAATGGCTGTCAGGACTCCACAGATACAGAGAGCAACCACGAAGATCGGGTTGGGGGGGTGGTATCCCTCCCTCAgggtcccccaccccagccacctcCCACCATTGTGGTGGGCCGGCCCAGTCCTGCCTACGCCAAAGAGGACCCCAAGCCGCAGGAGGGGTTACTGCGGGGCACCCCAGGCCCCTCCAAGGAAGTGCTTCGGGTGGTGGGCGAGAGCGGTGAGCCAGTGAAGGCCTTCAAGTGTGAGCACTGCCGCATCCTCTTTCTGGACCATGTCATGTTCACTATCCACATGGGCTGCCATGGCTTCAGAGACCCCTTCGAGTGCAACATCTGTGGTTACCACAGCCAGGACCGGTACGAATTCTCTTCCCACATTGTCCGCGGGGAGCACAAGGTGGGCTAG
- the SUOX gene encoding sulfite oxidase, mitochondrial isoform X1: MWKQTCFISKPWRRHACIGLQEAGTAAPGRPRITKGWGTNPGAGVVLYLGPTNVTALAPPLHQQTPGALQVQQPPCGRRTGSATMLLLHRAVVLGLRHNCRFKSPPSKLCVQACSTNDSFQPQCPSLTCSGDNCSTRGWRVMGTLLGLGAVLAYHNHRCRAAQESPRIYTREEVKLHRSPETRIWVTLGSEVFDVTEFVDLHPGGSSKLMLAAGGPLEPFWALYAIHNQSHVREILAQYKIGELSPEDKVPSTLETSDPYTDDPVRHPALKVNSQRPFNAEPPPELLTENYITPNPIFFTRNHLPVPNLDPDTYRLHIVGPGGQSLSLSLHDLYQFPKHEITVTLQCAGNRRSEMSQLKEVRGLEWSTGAISTARWAGARLCDVLAKAGHQLCETEAHVCFEGLDSDSTGTAYGASIPLTRAMDPEAEVLLAYEMNGQPLPRDHGFPVRVIVPGVVGARHVKWLGKVSVEPEESYSHWQRRDYKGFSPSVDWDTVDFDSAPSIQELPVQSAITEPKDGETVESGEVTVKGYAWSGGGRAVIRVDVSLDGGLTWQVAELDGEEQRPRKAWAWRLWQLQAPVPAGEKELNIVCKAVDDSYNVQPDTVAPIWNLRGVLSNAWHRVHVRVVP; encoded by the exons ATGTGGAAACAAACCTGTTTTATCTCCAAGCCCTGGAGGCGCCACGCCTGTATCGGCCTCCAGGAGGCGGGCACAGCAGCTCCCGGGCGGCCGCGGATCACCAAAGGCTGGGGGACGAACCCAGGAGCGGGAGTGGTCCTTTACTTAGGCCCAACCAACGTCACAGCGCTGGCCCCGCCCCTTCACCAGCAGACTCCCGGCGCCCTGCAAGTACAACAGCCACCGTGCGGGCGACGGACCGG GTCTGCCACAATGCTGTTGCTGCACAGAGCTGTGGTCCTGGGGCTCAGACACAACTGCAG ATTCAAGTCTCCCCCCTCAAAGTTGTGCGTTCAGGCCTGCTCTACAAATGATTCATTTCAGCCCCAGTGCCCCAGCCTCACCTGCTCTGGAGATAACTGCAGCACCAGGGGATGGAGAGTCATGGGGACCCTGCTAGGCCTTGGTGCAGTGTTGGCCTATCATAACCACCGTTGCAGG gctgctcaGGAGTCACCACGCATATACACaagggaggaagtaaaattgcACAGGAGCCCCGAGACTAGGATCTGGGTGACTCTGGGCTCTGAGGTCTTTGATGTCACAGAATTTGTGGACTTACACCCAGGGGGGTCATCAAAGTTGATGCTAGCAGCTGGGGGTCCTCTAGAGCCCTTCTGGGCCCTCTATGCCATTCACAACCAGTCCCATGTGCGTGAGATACTCGCTCAGTACAAGATCGGGGAGCTGAGCCCTGAAGACAAGGTGCCCTCCACCTTGGAGACCTCTGACCCTTACACTGATGATCCTGTACGTCACCCAGCCCTGAAGGTCAACAGCCAGCGCCCCTTTAATGCAGAGCCCCCCCCTGAGTTGCTGACGGAAAACTACATCACACCCAATCCTATCTTCTTCACCCGGAACCATCTGCCTGTACCTAACTTGGACCCAGACACCTATCGCCTGCATATAGTAGGGCCTGGGGGTCAATCACTGTCTCTGTCCCTGCATGACTTGTACCAGTTCCCCAAGCATGAGATCACAGTCACTCTGCAGTGTGCTGGCAACCGGCGCTCTGAGATGAGTCAGTTAAAAGAAGTAAGAGGTCTGGAGTGGAGTACAGGGGCCATTAGCACTGCACGCTGGGCTGGGGCACGACTATGTGATGTGTTAGCCAAGGCTGGTCACCAACTCTGTGAAACTGAAGCCCATGTCTGCTTTGAGGGGCTGGACTCAGACTCCACGGGGACTGCCTATGGAGCATCCATCCCTCTGACTCGGGCCATGGATCCTGAAGCTGAGGTCCTGTTGGCATATGAGATGAATGGGCAGCCTCTGCCTCGTGACCATGGCTTCCCTGTGCGGGTGATAGTTCCTGGCGTGGTGGGTGCCCGCCATGTCAAATGGCTGGGCAAAGTGAGTGTGGAACCAGAGGAAAGCTACAGCCACTGGCAGCGGCGAGATTACAAAGGCTTCTCTCCATCTGTGGACTGGGATACTGTAGATTTTGACTCTGCTCCATCTATTCAGGAACTCCCTGTCCAGTCAGCCATCACAGAGCCCAAGGATGGGGAGACGGTAGAGTCAGGGGAAGTGACTGTCAAGGGCTATGCATGGAGTGGTGGTGGAAGGGCTGTGATCAGGGTGGATGTGTCCCTGGATGGGGGCCTAACCTGGCAGGTGGCTGAGCTGGATGGAGAGGAACAGCGCCCCCGAAAGGCCTGGGCCTGGCGGCTATGGCAGCTGCAAGCCCCTGTGCCAGCTGGGGAAAAGGAATTGAATATTGTTTGTAAGGCTGTAGATGATAGCTACAATGTTCAGCCAGACACTGTGGCCCCAATCTGGAACCTGCGAGGTGTGCTCAGCAATGCCTGGCATCGTGTCCATGTCCGTGTTGTTCCATGA
- the SUOX gene encoding sulfite oxidase, mitochondrial isoform X2 — protein sequence MLLLHRAVVLGLRHNCRFKSPPSKLCVQACSTNDSFQPQCPSLTCSGDNCSTRGWRVMGTLLGLGAVLAYHNHRCRAAQESPRIYTREEVKLHRSPETRIWVTLGSEVFDVTEFVDLHPGGSSKLMLAAGGPLEPFWALYAIHNQSHVREILAQYKIGELSPEDKVPSTLETSDPYTDDPVRHPALKVNSQRPFNAEPPPELLTENYITPNPIFFTRNHLPVPNLDPDTYRLHIVGPGGQSLSLSLHDLYQFPKHEITVTLQCAGNRRSEMSQLKEVRGLEWSTGAISTARWAGARLCDVLAKAGHQLCETEAHVCFEGLDSDSTGTAYGASIPLTRAMDPEAEVLLAYEMNGQPLPRDHGFPVRVIVPGVVGARHVKWLGKVSVEPEESYSHWQRRDYKGFSPSVDWDTVDFDSAPSIQELPVQSAITEPKDGETVESGEVTVKGYAWSGGGRAVIRVDVSLDGGLTWQVAELDGEEQRPRKAWAWRLWQLQAPVPAGEKELNIVCKAVDDSYNVQPDTVAPIWNLRGVLSNAWHRVHVRVVP from the exons ATGCTGTTGCTGCACAGAGCTGTGGTCCTGGGGCTCAGACACAACTGCAG ATTCAAGTCTCCCCCCTCAAAGTTGTGCGTTCAGGCCTGCTCTACAAATGATTCATTTCAGCCCCAGTGCCCCAGCCTCACCTGCTCTGGAGATAACTGCAGCACCAGGGGATGGAGAGTCATGGGGACCCTGCTAGGCCTTGGTGCAGTGTTGGCCTATCATAACCACCGTTGCAGG gctgctcaGGAGTCACCACGCATATACACaagggaggaagtaaaattgcACAGGAGCCCCGAGACTAGGATCTGGGTGACTCTGGGCTCTGAGGTCTTTGATGTCACAGAATTTGTGGACTTACACCCAGGGGGGTCATCAAAGTTGATGCTAGCAGCTGGGGGTCCTCTAGAGCCCTTCTGGGCCCTCTATGCCATTCACAACCAGTCCCATGTGCGTGAGATACTCGCTCAGTACAAGATCGGGGAGCTGAGCCCTGAAGACAAGGTGCCCTCCACCTTGGAGACCTCTGACCCTTACACTGATGATCCTGTACGTCACCCAGCCCTGAAGGTCAACAGCCAGCGCCCCTTTAATGCAGAGCCCCCCCCTGAGTTGCTGACGGAAAACTACATCACACCCAATCCTATCTTCTTCACCCGGAACCATCTGCCTGTACCTAACTTGGACCCAGACACCTATCGCCTGCATATAGTAGGGCCTGGGGGTCAATCACTGTCTCTGTCCCTGCATGACTTGTACCAGTTCCCCAAGCATGAGATCACAGTCACTCTGCAGTGTGCTGGCAACCGGCGCTCTGAGATGAGTCAGTTAAAAGAAGTAAGAGGTCTGGAGTGGAGTACAGGGGCCATTAGCACTGCACGCTGGGCTGGGGCACGACTATGTGATGTGTTAGCCAAGGCTGGTCACCAACTCTGTGAAACTGAAGCCCATGTCTGCTTTGAGGGGCTGGACTCAGACTCCACGGGGACTGCCTATGGAGCATCCATCCCTCTGACTCGGGCCATGGATCCTGAAGCTGAGGTCCTGTTGGCATATGAGATGAATGGGCAGCCTCTGCCTCGTGACCATGGCTTCCCTGTGCGGGTGATAGTTCCTGGCGTGGTGGGTGCCCGCCATGTCAAATGGCTGGGCAAAGTGAGTGTGGAACCAGAGGAAAGCTACAGCCACTGGCAGCGGCGAGATTACAAAGGCTTCTCTCCATCTGTGGACTGGGATACTGTAGATTTTGACTCTGCTCCATCTATTCAGGAACTCCCTGTCCAGTCAGCCATCACAGAGCCCAAGGATGGGGAGACGGTAGAGTCAGGGGAAGTGACTGTCAAGGGCTATGCATGGAGTGGTGGTGGAAGGGCTGTGATCAGGGTGGATGTGTCCCTGGATGGGGGCCTAACCTGGCAGGTGGCTGAGCTGGATGGAGAGGAACAGCGCCCCCGAAAGGCCTGGGCCTGGCGGCTATGGCAGCTGCAAGCCCCTGTGCCAGCTGGGGAAAAGGAATTGAATATTGTTTGTAAGGCTGTAGATGATAGCTACAATGTTCAGCCAGACACTGTGGCCCCAATCTGGAACCTGCGAGGTGTGCTCAGCAATGCCTGGCATCGTGTCCATGTCCGTGTTGTTCCATGA